The genomic window CGGCCTGAGCCCCCGGGGCCGGACGCCCCGAACGACGAGCACGACCTCCCTGGACCAGCCCGACGCCGTCGGCGCCCGGTACGTCCAGGGAGGTCGTGCTCGTTCCGCGCGCGGGGCGGTGAGGGGCTCGGTACCGGCCTCCTCGGCACCGGCCTCAGTGCCGGCGCTCGCGCGCGAGGATCCCGACCTGCTCGACGAGCTGGGGCGTCTCCGCAGCCTTGACCCGCGCGGTGAGGCTCTCCTCGGTGTCCCCGGGCAGGACCGGCACCTCGACCTGGGCGATGTGCTCGCCCGTGTCGACGCCCGCGTCCACCCAGAACAGGGTGGCGCCGGCGCGGGTCGCCCCGGCGGCGAGGGCGTCGCGGACGGCGTGCGCCCCGGGGAAGCTCGGCAGGAGAGAGGGGTGGGTGTTGATGATGCGCCCCTCGAGCCGGGTGAGGACGGGCTCGCCGAGGATCCTCATGAAGCCGGCGCAGACGACGAGGTCCGGCTCGGCGCCCGCGATCTCCTCTGCGAGGGCCTCGTCCCAGGCGGGGCGGTCGGCGAAGTCGCGCGGTGCGACGACGGAGGCCGCCACGCCGGCGGCCAGGGCGTGCCCGACGCCGGGGCAGGGCTTGTCGGCGACGACGCGCACGACCTCGGCGCCGTAGGCAGGGTCCTCGCAGGCGCGCAGCAGCGCGACGAGGTTGGAGCCCGTCCCGGAGACGAGGACGACGAGCCGCGCGGCCCCGGCGCCCGTCATGGTCGGCCCTGCCTCAGTCATCGGTGTCCTCCGTGTTGGTGGTGGTGGCGCGGGCCGCCTTCTCGGCACGCGCGGCGGCGGCCTCGGCCTCGTCGCGGTCGAGGCGGTCGGCGAGCCGGGCCCGCCAGCCGGTGAAGCGCGGGCGCTCCGTACCGGCCCCGCCGGGGGCCCCGGCGTGTGCGGTCCCGGGACCGGGCTCGCGCCTCGCAGCCGCGAGTCCGTCGGAGTCATCGGCGTCGTCCGGGTCGTCCCACGGCTCGGGGGCCTCGTCGGCGTCGGCCTCCTCCCCCGCGTCGTCCCAGCCATCGTCGGGCTGGTCGTCCTCGGCGACCTCCGGCGCCTCAGCGCCCTCGTCCCAGGCAGGCTCCTCGTCCCACTCGGTGTCGTCGTCCCACTCGCCGTCGGGGGACGCTGCGTCCAGGGGATCGTCGTCGACCGGGCGCTGCTGCGCGCGGGCCTCCTCGCGGTCGCGGCGGGTCTGCGCGCGCCGCTCGCGCGCGGCGTCGAGGCCGGCGCCGACGCGCTCACGGGCGCTCGTGGCGGCCGCCCCGGTGTGCTCGACGCCGTGCTCGGCGGCACGGCGCGTCCACGGGTGGACGACGGCCGTCCCGGCGAGTACGGCCACGCCGACCTCGAACAGGAGGAGCCCGGCGACGAGGCCGGAGCGCGGACCGACGTCGGCCATGCGGCCCGGGCCGATGGCGCCCGAGGCCAGGAGGCAGCCGATGAGCGTGAGCAGCGCGAGCACGAGGGCGGCGGCGACGGCGGCGACGAGCGCCTCGGGGAGCGCGAGCGCGGCGAGCCGCCGACGGTGGCGCCACACCGCGACGAGCCCGGCGAGGCTGAGCGCGAGCGGCAGCACCTCTCCCCCGTGCGAGA from Actinomyces radicidentis includes these protein-coding regions:
- the purN gene encoding phosphoribosylglycinamide formyltransferase; this encodes MTEAGPTMTGAGAARLVVLVSGTGSNLVALLRACEDPAYGAEVVRVVADKPCPGVGHALAAGVAASVVAPRDFADRPAWDEALAEEIAGAEPDLVVCAGFMRILGEPVLTRLEGRIINTHPSLLPSFPGAHAVRDALAAGATRAGATLFWVDAGVDTGEHIAQVEVPVLPGDTEESLTARVKAAETPQLVEQVGILARERRH